A genomic region of Bernardetia sp. ABR2-2B contains the following coding sequences:
- a CDS encoding nitroreductase family protein, protein MSNSILSIIEERWSPRAFSSKSISKEDLNLLFKAAGKAASCFNEQPWRFVYAHKEDTENFNLLLECLVEFNQEWAKNASVLVATVAKKSFSNNGKPNQHSWHDLGLAMGNMSLQAMSMDIYLHNMAGYDKERTVKNLNITADFEPVSFVAIGYVGDKNQLPNDLKEQETPESPRKDLDEITFVGQMGK, encoded by the coding sequence ATGTCAAATTCTATTTTATCTATCATTGAAGAGCGTTGGAGTCCAAGGGCTTTTTCATCAAAAAGTATTTCTAAAGAAGATTTGAATTTACTTTTCAAAGCAGCAGGAAAAGCAGCATCTTGTTTTAATGAACAACCTTGGCGATTTGTCTATGCACACAAAGAAGACACAGAAAATTTTAATTTATTGTTAGAGTGTTTGGTTGAATTTAATCAAGAGTGGGCAAAGAATGCTTCTGTTTTAGTAGCTACGGTGGCAAAAAAGAGTTTTTCAAACAATGGCAAACCGAATCAACATTCGTGGCACGACCTTGGACTTGCTATGGGGAATATGAGCTTACAAGCTATGTCAATGGATATTTACCTGCATAATATGGCAGGATATGATAAAGAAAGAACTGTAAAAAACTTAAATATTACAGCCGATTTTGAGCCTGTTAGTTTTGTAGCAATAGGCTATGTAGGAGATAAAAACCAGCTACCAAACGACTTGAAAGAACAAGAAACTCCAGAATCTCCTAGAAAGGATTTAGATGAAATTACTTTTGTAGGACAGATGGGAAAATAA
- the hisS gene encoding histidine--tRNA ligase, with product MKKPSVPQGMRDFSPNQMLKRQWLFDSIKKVFIKYGFLPLETPTMENLDSLTGKYGDEGDQLLFRVLNSGDFLKDVRKKDSQKKVEELDYKEITTKLSKRGLRYDLTVPFARYVVQHQSEITFPFRRFQIQPVWRADRPQKGRYREFYQCDADVVGSDSLINEAELLQMADEVFQKLNLKVTIKLNSRKILQGLSEVVGFADKMTDITVAIDKLDKIGWEGVAKELKERELSEEATSKIQEFIKATTSVGTSFNSEKLEYLKKFFTGNLVGEAGIIELEQVQQFLNGIPFVNNLEIDPTLARGLGYYTGCIYEIKADEAEMGSIGGGGRYDDLTGIFGLKGYSGVGISFGIERIYDVLEDLDLFPKNVSESTKLIFLAFDETARIWSLPLVRRLRDRNIATEVYTENKNMKKQFNYVDKRNIPFSVVVGDNEMKTGKLAVKNMIDGSQELMSIDELIEKFS from the coding sequence ATGAAAAAACCTTCTGTTCCACAAGGAATGCGTGATTTTTCGCCCAATCAAATGCTCAAACGTCAATGGCTTTTTGATTCTATTAAAAAAGTATTTATAAAATATGGTTTCTTGCCTTTAGAAACACCTACCATGGAAAACCTAGATTCTCTGACAGGAAAATATGGTGATGAAGGTGACCAACTTCTTTTTAGAGTACTTAATTCAGGCGATTTTTTGAAAGATGTACGCAAAAAGGATAGTCAAAAGAAAGTAGAAGAATTAGATTATAAAGAAATTACTACAAAATTGAGTAAGCGAGGTTTGCGTTATGATTTGACTGTTCCATTTGCTCGTTACGTGGTGCAGCACCAAAGCGAAATTACTTTTCCTTTCCGTAGGTTTCAAATTCAGCCTGTTTGGCGTGCCGACCGTCCACAAAAAGGGCGTTATCGTGAGTTTTATCAATGTGATGCTGATGTCGTAGGTTCAGATTCATTGATTAATGAAGCCGAATTATTACAAATGGCTGATGAGGTGTTTCAAAAACTAAATCTGAAAGTTACCATAAAACTCAACAGTAGAAAAATATTGCAAGGACTATCAGAAGTCGTTGGTTTTGCAGATAAAATGACAGATATTACTGTTGCAATTGATAAGCTAGATAAAATTGGCTGGGAAGGTGTGGCAAAAGAACTCAAAGAAAGAGAGCTTTCAGAAGAGGCTACTTCCAAAATACAAGAGTTTATAAAGGCAACAACAAGTGTAGGCACGAGTTTTAATAGCGAAAAACTAGAATATCTAAAGAAATTTTTCACAGGAAACCTAGTTGGAGAAGCTGGTATTATAGAATTAGAACAAGTACAGCAATTTCTGAATGGTATTCCATTTGTCAATAACTTAGAAATTGACCCAACACTTGCACGAGGTTTGGGCTATTACACAGGTTGTATCTATGAAATAAAAGCTGATGAAGCCGAGATGGGAAGTATTGGTGGAGGTGGTCGTTATGATGACCTTACAGGAATTTTTGGTTTGAAAGGCTATTCAGGTGTAGGAATATCTTTTGGAATAGAACGAATTTATGATGTTTTGGAAGACTTGGATTTATTTCCAAAAAACGTTTCAGAATCTACCAAACTGATTTTCTTAGCCTTTGATGAAACTGCACGTATTTGGAGTTTGCCTTTAGTAAGAAGACTTAGAGACAGAAATATTGCTACTGAAGTTTATACAGAAAATAAAAACATGAAGAAACAATTTAATTATGTTGATAAGAGAAATATTCCTTTTTCAGTAGTTGTAGGAGATAATGAAATGAAAACAGGCAAATTAGCTGTCAAAAATATGATTGATGGTTCGCAAGAATTGATGTCCATTGATGAACTGATTGAAAAATTTTCTTAG
- a CDS encoding Brp/Blh family beta-carotene 15,15'-dioxygenase has translation MRNIFGKIRKSLTSKVGVVSNWVILLTFSAGLFSSFFDLTSLAELGIFIVLMITLGIPHGATDHIVFFSQKNRENKLTSWKYFLLFYLGTMLAYACAWYFLPLFCFIVFLAFSAYHFGQSQLYYLTIESKKWLKTLLYFFWGSTLLLSILGFNADETLSILSGTPFIEPMKYILARFEYILIANIAVLVALLVNLATRKKISFSKVLQELALLILLLFLCWSVSLLLTFAIYFALWHSLQTIEKEIKVFDDCFEKGYSLKEYGRDVLPFSLISFLGIGIILTGLYFFEFSTPNLLFVFFVLISILTAPHALLIESIYD, from the coding sequence ATGAGAAATATTTTTGGAAAAATAAGAAAATCTTTAACCTCAAAAGTAGGCGTAGTTTCAAATTGGGTAATACTACTTACCTTTAGTGCAGGATTATTTTCCTCATTTTTTGATTTAACTTCTTTGGCAGAGCTTGGTATATTTATCGTGCTTATGATAACATTAGGCATTCCACACGGAGCAACTGACCATATTGTTTTTTTTTCTCAAAAAAATAGAGAAAACAAACTCACTTCTTGGAAGTATTTTTTACTATTTTATTTAGGTACAATGTTAGCTTACGCATGTGCTTGGTATTTTTTGCCCCTATTTTGTTTTATAGTCTTTCTGGCTTTTTCAGCATATCATTTTGGTCAATCACAACTTTATTATCTCACTATTGAGAGCAAAAAATGGCTTAAAACTCTCTTATACTTTTTTTGGGGGAGTACACTATTGTTAAGTATTTTAGGATTCAATGCAGATGAAACTCTTTCTATTCTTTCTGGAACGCCTTTCATTGAACCAATGAAATATATTTTGGCTCGTTTTGAATATATTCTAATAGCAAATATAGCTGTTCTGGTAGCGTTATTAGTAAATTTGGCTACTAGAAAAAAGATAAGTTTTTCGAAAGTTTTACAAGAATTAGCATTGCTTATCTTATTGCTATTTTTATGCTGGAGTGTGTCTTTGTTACTGACTTTTGCTATCTATTTTGCCTTATGGCATAGCTTACAAACGATTGAGAAAGAAATAAAAGTATTTGATGATTGCTTTGAAAAAGGCTATTCTTTGAAAGAATATGGTAGAGATGTACTGCCTTTTTCTTTGATTAGTTTTTTAGGAATTGGAATCATACTAACAGGGTTGTATTTTTTTGAGTTTAGCACTCCGAACCTATTATTTGTATTTTTTGTCTTGATTTCTATTCTTACTGCTCCTCACGCTTTGTTGATAGAAAGCATTTATGATTGA
- a CDS encoding lycopene cyclase family protein: MTKFDIIIVGAGAAGLSLAYHLSKSIWADKKILLLDKDSKQNNDRTWCFWSEEAPKFECARKVHWQNMRFLGKNFEKKASLVPYNYYHIRGLDFYEEIKTQLKKFENIKWQQETVITINESNSEVTTDINKYSADWIFNSVPQFSSAFPLNKTEVKQYFKGYFIKTNKEVFDTDTATLMDFSMNEKDKIEFFYVLPFTKKYALIECTVFTTEFQDPEKYQAKIRKYIKEKIGVVDFEVVEEEKGMIPMTIKPMPLRSSSSVFHVGAAGGMTKATTGYTFQNIQFFCEDLINHWQKDFKTIQLKKLATPKRFSFYDGLLLHIIKKRPHSFQGIMENLFKNNDLPSVIKFLTQKSSLLDEARIFFNLSWYPFLKAVYEKYFWKNKKIFNLKSRRSFKLGNTTYL, translated from the coding sequence TTGACTAAGTTTGATATTATTATAGTGGGCGCAGGTGCTGCAGGGCTTAGTTTGGCGTATCATTTATCCAAAAGTATTTGGGCTGATAAAAAAATTCTTTTATTAGATAAAGACAGCAAACAAAATAATGACCGTACTTGGTGTTTTTGGTCAGAGGAAGCTCCTAAATTTGAATGTGCAAGAAAAGTACATTGGCAAAACATGAGGTTTTTGGGTAAAAATTTTGAAAAAAAAGCATCTCTAGTTCCTTATAATTATTATCATATCAGAGGACTAGATTTTTACGAAGAAATAAAAACACAGTTAAAGAAATTTGAAAATATCAAATGGCAACAAGAGACAGTTATAACCATTAATGAATCAAATAGTGAGGTTACAACTGATATCAATAAATATAGTGCTGACTGGATTTTTAATAGCGTACCTCAATTTAGCTCTGCTTTTCCTCTAAACAAAACAGAAGTAAAGCAATATTTTAAAGGATATTTTATCAAAACGAATAAAGAAGTTTTTGATACAGATACAGCTACTCTTATGGATTTTTCTATGAACGAGAAAGACAAAATTGAGTTTTTTTATGTGTTACCTTTTACTAAAAAATATGCTCTTATTGAATGTACGGTTTTTACTACAGAGTTTCAAGACCCTGAAAAGTATCAAGCCAAAATTAGAAAGTATATTAAAGAAAAAATTGGAGTTGTAGATTTTGAAGTAGTAGAGGAGGAGAAAGGAATGATTCCCATGACGATTAAGCCTATGCCCTTGCGTAGTTCTTCTTCGGTTTTTCATGTCGGTGCAGCAGGTGGAATGACAAAAGCGACGACTGGATATACCTTCCAGAACATCCAATTTTTTTGTGAAGATTTGATAAATCATTGGCAAAAAGACTTCAAAACAATCCAACTAAAAAAACTTGCTACTCCAAAACGCTTTTCTTTTTATGATGGTTTGCTTTTACATATTATCAAAAAGAGACCCCATTCTTTTCAGGGAATAATGGAAAATTTGTTTAAAAACAATGATTTGCCATCAGTAATAAAATTTCTGACTCAAAAGAGTAGCTTATTAGATGAAGCACGTATTTTTTTTAATTTATCTTGGTATCCTTTTCTAAAAGCCGTATATGAGAAATATTTTTGGAAAAATAAGAAAATCTTTAACCTCAAAAGTAGGCGTAGTTTCAAATTGGGTAATACTACTTACCTTTAG